From Streptomyces durmitorensis, a single genomic window includes:
- a CDS encoding adenylosuccinate synthase: MPALVLLGAQWGDEGKGKATDLLGGSVDYVVRYQGGNNAGHTVVVGDQKYALHLLPSGILSPDCVPVIGNGVVVDPSVLLSELSGLNERGVDTSKLLISGNAHIITPYNVTVDKVTERFLGKRKIGTTGRGIGPTYADKINRTGIRVQDLYDQSILEQKVEAALEVKNQLLTKLYNRRAIEVGQIVEQLLEHGENIKQYVADTTLILNNALDEDKVVLFEGGQGTLLDVDHGTYPFVTSSNPTAGGACTGTGVGPTKISRVIGILKAYTTRVGAGPFPTELFDQDGEDLRRIGGERGVTTGRDRRCGWFDAPIARYATRVNGLTDFFLTKLDVLTGWEQIPVCVAYEIDGKRVEELPYNQTDFHHAKPVYEYLPGWSEDITKAQTFSDLPKNAQGYVKALEEMSGAPISAIGVGPGRTETIEINSFI; this comes from the coding sequence GTGCCCGCACTTGTGCTGCTCGGTGCTCAGTGGGGTGACGAAGGCAAGGGAAAGGCCACCGACCTGCTCGGTGGCTCCGTGGACTATGTGGTGCGTTACCAGGGCGGCAACAATGCCGGCCACACGGTCGTCGTAGGCGACCAGAAGTACGCGCTGCATCTCCTCCCTTCCGGGATTCTCTCCCCGGACTGCGTGCCTGTCATCGGCAACGGAGTCGTCGTCGACCCGTCGGTCCTGCTCTCCGAGCTGAGCGGTCTGAACGAGCGCGGCGTCGACACGTCGAAGCTGCTGATCAGCGGTAACGCGCACATCATCACGCCGTACAACGTGACCGTCGACAAGGTGACGGAACGCTTCCTCGGCAAGCGCAAGATCGGCACGACGGGGCGCGGCATCGGCCCGACCTACGCCGACAAGATCAACCGCACCGGCATCCGCGTCCAGGACCTCTACGACCAGTCGATCCTGGAGCAGAAGGTCGAGGCGGCTCTTGAGGTCAAGAACCAGCTCCTCACCAAGCTCTACAACCGCCGCGCCATCGAGGTCGGCCAGATCGTCGAGCAGCTCCTGGAGCACGGCGAGAACATCAAGCAGTACGTCGCCGACACGACGCTGATCCTGAACAACGCGCTGGACGAGGACAAGGTCGTCCTCTTCGAGGGCGGCCAGGGCACGCTCCTGGACGTGGACCACGGCACGTACCCCTTCGTCACCTCCTCGAACCCGACCGCGGGCGGCGCCTGCACGGGTACGGGCGTCGGCCCGACGAAGATCAGCCGCGTCATCGGCATCCTGAAGGCGTACACCACGCGTGTCGGCGCGGGCCCGTTCCCGACGGAGCTCTTCGACCAGGATGGCGAGGACCTGCGCCGCATCGGCGGCGAGCGCGGTGTGACGACCGGCCGCGACCGGCGCTGCGGCTGGTTCGACGCGCCGATCGCGCGTTACGCGACCCGTGTGAACGGCCTGACGGACTTCTTCCTCACGAAGCTGGACGTCCTGACGGGCTGGGAGCAGATCCCGGTCTGCGTGGCGTACGAGATCGACGGCAAGCGCGTCGAGGAACTCCCGTACAACCAGACCGACTTCCACCACGCGAAGCCCGTCTACGAGTACCTCCCCGGCTGGTCCGAGGACATCACCAAGGCCCAGACCTTCTCCGACCTGCCGAAGAACGCGCAGGGTTACGTGAAGGCCCTGGAGGAGATGTCCGGCGCCCCGATCTCCGCGATCGGCGTGGGCCCGGGCCGCACGGAGACGATCGAGATCAACTCGTTCATCTAG
- a CDS encoding diacylglycerol kinase family protein, translating to MLPEDSEKGRTLSARDQLLVVIDPVARRTDGESVRIAKDVLGAGAAVRICLPEGPEDFAKALARRGTRRPVVIGDDRALLRAVAALHRERELHSCAVSVVPVGAVQVLSRSLGVPIGAVAAARAVLEGAERRLDLLVDDSDGVVLGTLRIPPVAASASESASGGASGSTSGSTAVDGHPWLRTCQSFVRTLARPSRVASAPGPAPARLRVEADGVLVVDLDQPVEGVSVRPGSDGFAEVEVRPTSVGAAAQALRVRARTITVSGADFRYRADAVVGGPVRTRTWAVRASAWGLMLPR from the coding sequence ATGCTACCCGAGGACTCAGAAAAGGGGCGCACGTTGTCGGCTCGCGACCAGCTGCTAGTCGTCATCGACCCGGTCGCCCGGCGCACGGACGGTGAGTCGGTACGGATCGCGAAGGACGTACTCGGCGCGGGTGCGGCCGTCCGTATCTGCCTGCCGGAAGGGCCCGAGGATTTCGCGAAAGCCCTGGCCAGAAGGGGTACGCGCCGTCCTGTGGTGATCGGCGACGACCGGGCTCTGCTGCGCGCCGTGGCGGCACTCCACCGGGAGCGGGAGCTCCATTCGTGTGCGGTTTCGGTCGTTCCGGTGGGCGCGGTCCAGGTGCTTTCGCGATCTCTCGGAGTGCCCATCGGAGCCGTCGCGGCGGCCCGTGCGGTGCTCGAAGGGGCCGAGCGGCGGCTGGATCTGCTCGTGGACGACAGCGACGGGGTGGTCCTCGGGACCCTGCGGATCCCGCCGGTCGCCGCGTCGGCGTCCGAGAGCGCTTCCGGGGGCGCTTCCGGGAGCACTTCCGGGAGCACGGCGGTGGACGGCCACCCCTGGCTGCGTACGTGCCAGTCCTTCGTACGTACTCTCGCGCGCCCCTCGCGGGTGGCGTCGGCGCCCGGTCCCGCACCCGCGCGGCTGCGGGTGGAGGCGGACGGCGTGCTCGTGGTGGACCTGGACCAGCCGGTGGAGGGGGTCTCGGTGCGTCCGGGGTCCGACGGTTTCGCGGAGGTCGAGGTCCGGCCCACCTCGGTGGGCGCGGCGGCCCAAGCCCTGCGGGTGCGGGCGCGGACGATCACGGTGTCCGGGGCGGATTTCCGCTACCGGGCGGATGCGGTGGTCGGGGGGCCTGTGCGGACTCGGACCTGGGCGGTGCGGGCCAGTGCCTGGGGCTTGATGCTGCCTCGGTGA
- a CDS encoding GbsR/MarR family transcriptional regulator encodes MPKGSEGSNEEARREDETRRDDEVVSRFVEQFAAQLVEAGMPRMPARIFAALLASDSGALTSAELGERLQVSPAAVSGAVRYLTQQHMVARERDPGSRRDLFRVHSNQWYEALANRDGVLKRWESALSDGVASLGPDTPAGRRMAETLAFFEFVEREIAEMLERWRVHRESLFGK; translated from the coding sequence ATGCCCAAGGGGTCCGAGGGGTCCAACGAAGAGGCGCGGCGGGAGGACGAGACGCGGCGTGACGACGAGGTCGTCTCACGTTTCGTGGAGCAGTTCGCCGCGCAGCTGGTCGAGGCGGGCATGCCGAGGATGCCCGCGAGGATCTTCGCGGCGCTCCTCGCGTCGGACTCGGGCGCGCTGACCTCGGCGGAGCTGGGGGAGCGCCTCCAGGTGAGCCCCGCGGCGGTCTCGGGCGCGGTCCGCTATCTCACGCAGCAGCACATGGTGGCCAGGGAGCGCGACCCCGGCTCACGGCGGGACCTCTTCCGGGTGCACAGCAACCAGTGGTACGAGGCGCTGGCCAACCGTGACGGGGTCCTCAAGCGCTGGGAGAGTGCCCTGAGCGACGGCGTCGCCAGCCTGGGCCCCGACACCCCGGCGGGCCGCCGCATGGCCGAGACGCTCGCCTTCTTCGAGTTCGTCGAGCGCGAGATCGCGGAGATGCTGGAGCGGTGGCGGGTGCACAGGGAGAGCTTGTTCGGCAAGTAG
- a CDS encoding ABC transporter ATP-binding protein: MTKAITVSGLHKSFGRTHALDGLDLDVETGEVHGFLGPNGAGKSTTIRVLLGLLRADSGAAQLLGRDPWNDAVELHRRVAYVPGDVTLWRNLSGGEVIDLYGKLRGGLDQARRADLVERYELDPTKKGRTYSKGNRQKVALVAAFASDVDVLILDEPTSGLDPLMEEVFQSCVEEERDRGRTILLSSHILSEVETLCDRVSIIRKGQTVETGSLADLRHLTRTSVTAELAGPPNGLARLPGVHDVDVAGNRVKLQVETDKLDAVLRALTASGVRSLLSTPPTLEELFLRHYQDDVRGGVAEGAEGAEGVAAR, from the coding sequence ATGACGAAGGCCATCACTGTCTCCGGACTGCACAAGTCGTTCGGACGGACGCACGCGCTCGACGGTCTCGACCTCGACGTCGAGACCGGCGAGGTCCACGGCTTCCTCGGCCCCAACGGCGCCGGGAAGTCCACGACCATCCGGGTCCTCCTCGGCCTGCTCCGCGCCGACTCCGGTGCCGCCCAGCTCCTCGGCAGGGACCCGTGGAACGACGCGGTCGAGCTGCACCGGCGGGTGGCGTACGTACCGGGTGACGTCACCCTGTGGCGCAACCTCTCCGGCGGCGAGGTCATCGATCTGTACGGCAAGCTGCGGGGCGGCCTCGACCAGGCCCGCAGGGCCGACCTCGTCGAGCGGTACGAACTCGACCCGACCAAGAAGGGGCGTACGTACTCCAAGGGCAACCGGCAGAAGGTCGCCCTCGTCGCCGCCTTCGCCTCGGACGTCGACGTGCTGATCCTCGACGAGCCGACCTCCGGGCTCGACCCGCTCATGGAGGAGGTCTTCCAGAGCTGCGTCGAGGAGGAGCGCGACCGCGGCCGCACGATCCTGCTCTCCTCGCACATCCTCAGCGAGGTGGAGACGCTCTGCGACCGCGTCAGCATCATCAGGAAGGGGCAGACCGTCGAGACAGGATCGCTGGCCGACCTGCGCCATCTGACGCGGACCAGCGTCACCGCGGAACTCGCCGGACCGCCCAACGGGCTCGCGCGACTGCCCGGCGTCCACGACGTCGACGTAGCGGGGAATCGGGTCAAGCTCCAGGTCGAGACCGACAAGCTGGACGCGGTCCTTCGCGCACTCACCGCATCCGGGGTCCGCTCGCTCCTCTCCACGCCGCCCACGCTGGAGGAGCTCTTCCTGCGGCACTACCAGGACGACGTGCGGGGCGGCGTCGCCGAGGGAGCCGAGGGAGCCGAGGGAGTGGCTGCGCGATGA
- a CDS encoding ABC transporter permease, whose amino-acid sequence MTAVPGTSAFTSRTGGSRQLSGTGVLLRLALRRDRVMLPVWVLIVAGIVLAMPGSLEQAYGTGAERAEAMRSMNANSSMRALYSPVFGDSIGALSAWRIGVYAAILAAVMSLIVVVRHTREEEETGRQEMISAAMVGRRAPLTAALLAAFVANAAVALLVAGGMAGQGAAGALALGLGVAGTGMLFATMAAIVAQLTESARLAKGLTSGVLGAAYVLKAAGDAGTEDGSSVLTWLSPLGWVENIRAYAGERWWVLLLIGAAVVAQGAVAYNLAGRRDVGMSFLPTRPGPAKGRIATAGGLAWRLQRGSVLGWTLGFLVSGVVFGGMAEGAADIVGDNANTRDIIERMGGQSGITDAFLATMVGMLGMIASLYVVASVLRLHGEETSQRAEPVLANAVGRLRWAGGHLVIAFGGALLLMLVGGLGLALGYGKDLGPIMGACLVQVAAIWALGGLAVLLVGAFPGAAVGAWAVAGVCLAIGWIGPALDLPQVAMDLSPFGHLPKLPGGGMVWAPVVVLLAVSGALVAAGLAGLRRRDLIS is encoded by the coding sequence ATGACTGCTGTCCCCGGGACTTCCGCGTTCACCTCTCGCACCGGTGGATCGCGTCAACTTTCTGGCACGGGCGTCCTGTTGAGGCTCGCCCTGCGCCGTGACCGGGTCATGCTGCCCGTCTGGGTCCTGATCGTCGCGGGGATCGTCCTGGCGATGCCGGGCTCCCTGGAGCAGGCGTACGGCACGGGGGCCGAGCGGGCCGAGGCCATGCGGTCAATGAACGCCAACTCCTCGATGCGGGCGCTGTACTCGCCGGTGTTCGGGGACTCCATCGGCGCGCTCTCCGCCTGGCGCATCGGGGTCTACGCCGCGATCCTCGCCGCCGTGATGAGCCTGATCGTCGTCGTACGGCACACGCGCGAGGAGGAGGAGACAGGCCGCCAGGAGATGATCTCCGCCGCGATGGTGGGGCGGCGTGCGCCGCTGACCGCCGCGCTGCTCGCCGCGTTCGTGGCGAACGCGGCCGTGGCGCTGCTCGTCGCGGGCGGCATGGCGGGGCAGGGCGCGGCTGGTGCGCTGGCGCTCGGGCTCGGCGTCGCGGGCACCGGCATGCTGTTCGCCACGATGGCGGCGATCGTCGCCCAGCTCACGGAGAGCGCGCGGCTCGCCAAGGGGCTGACCTCCGGGGTCCTCGGGGCCGCGTACGTGCTCAAGGCCGCAGGCGACGCCGGGACCGAGGACGGTTCCTCGGTCCTGACCTGGCTCTCACCGCTCGGGTGGGTGGAGAACATCCGCGCCTACGCCGGTGAGCGGTGGTGGGTGCTGCTCCTGATCGGGGCCGCGGTCGTGGCGCAGGGCGCGGTCGCGTACAACCTGGCCGGGCGGCGCGACGTCGGCATGAGCTTCCTGCCGACCCGGCCGGGACCCGCCAAGGGCCGGATCGCCACGGCGGGCGGTCTTGCCTGGCGGCTCCAGCGGGGCAGCGTGCTCGGCTGGACGCTCGGCTTCCTGGTCTCCGGTGTCGTCTTCGGCGGGATGGCCGAAGGCGCGGCGGACATCGTCGGGGACAACGCGAACACCCGGGACATCATCGAGCGGATGGGCGGCCAGTCCGGCATCACGGACGCCTTCCTCGCCACGATGGTCGGCATGCTGGGCATGATCGCCTCGCTGTACGTGGTCGCGTCGGTCCTGCGGCTGCACGGCGAGGAGACCTCGCAGCGGGCGGAACCCGTCCTGGCCAACGCGGTGGGGCGGCTGCGGTGGGCCGGGGGACATCTGGTCATCGCCTTCGGCGGGGCGCTGCTGCTGATGCTGGTGGGCGGTCTCGGTCTTGCTCTCGGGTACGGGAAGGACCTCGGGCCGATCATGGGGGCGTGCCTGGTGCAGGTGGCCGCGATCTGGGCGCTCGGTGGGCTTGCCGTGCTGCTCGTGGGGGCGTTCCCTGGGGCGGCGGTGGGTGCCTGGGCCGTGGCCGGGGTCTGTCTGGCGATCGGCTGGATCGGCCCGGCGCTGGACCTTCCGCAGGTGGCGATGGACCTCTCTCCGTTCGGGCACCTTCCCAAGCTGCCCGGCGGGGGCATGGTGTGGGCGCCGGTGGTGGTGCTTCTCGCCGTCTCGGGGGCGCTGGTGGCCGCGGGCCTGGCGGGGCTGCGGCGCAGGGACCTGATCTCGTAA
- a CDS encoding sensor histidine kinase has product MTDATKTAPSSSRSPEYRLAVGALAGLRQDLFRDAFAYRPLPTMRTDGPVSRRLPARIRPYAAWIPHAMVALAAVLVYSVAPVSDSGMGAVLTGILPAAAILMTLMRPVGAWWFSLATTPFIAVIAHTSDGWPWTDSSFLSHITVMTVVAVRTRPRAAAWMWACTAAYGVFAEVFMGSGAYGSDLPQMLFFSALTLVTVSLVHIRREAKHEVSVQRTVTAIERDKRTLLEERTTIARELHDVVAHHMSVVAIQAEAAPYRVENPPPELEQAFVTIRENAVAALTELRRVLGVVRAEDYEAPDAPQPTLGDLDRLIANVRETGLDVEKVVTGAVRELPQGVELSAYRIVQEALSNTLRHAPGATARVEVGYVLGGLGLRVVNGPAKGLVKPSPGAGHGITGMRERVTMLDGEMTTEETADGGYEVTVFLPVASASEPTGGQE; this is encoded by the coding sequence GTGACTGACGCGACCAAGACCGCCCCCAGCAGTAGCCGCAGCCCGGAGTACCGCCTGGCCGTGGGCGCGCTCGCAGGGCTTCGCCAGGACCTGTTCCGTGACGCCTTCGCCTACCGACCGCTGCCGACGATGCGTACGGACGGGCCGGTGAGCCGACGGCTTCCGGCCCGGATACGCCCTTACGCCGCCTGGATCCCGCATGCCATGGTCGCGCTGGCCGCCGTCCTCGTGTACTCGGTCGCCCCTGTCAGCGACAGCGGGATGGGGGCCGTACTCACCGGCATCCTGCCGGCCGCCGCCATCCTCATGACCCTGATGAGGCCCGTCGGTGCCTGGTGGTTCTCGCTGGCGACCACCCCGTTCATCGCCGTGATCGCCCATACGTCGGACGGCTGGCCCTGGACGGACAGCTCGTTCCTCTCGCACATCACCGTCATGACGGTGGTCGCCGTGCGGACCCGCCCGCGTGCCGCCGCGTGGATGTGGGCCTGCACGGCCGCCTACGGCGTCTTCGCCGAGGTCTTCATGGGCTCGGGAGCGTACGGCAGTGACCTGCCGCAGATGCTCTTCTTCTCCGCGCTCACCCTCGTCACCGTCTCCCTCGTGCACATCCGCCGCGAGGCCAAGCACGAGGTCAGCGTCCAGCGGACCGTCACCGCCATCGAGCGCGACAAGCGCACGCTGCTCGAAGAGCGGACGACGATCGCGCGCGAGCTGCACGACGTCGTCGCCCACCACATGTCGGTGGTCGCCATCCAGGCGGAGGCCGCGCCCTACCGCGTCGAGAACCCGCCGCCCGAGCTTGAGCAGGCGTTCGTCACCATCCGCGAGAACGCCGTGGCCGCACTGACGGAGCTGCGCCGCGTCCTCGGTGTCGTACGCGCGGAGGACTACGAGGCCCCGGACGCCCCGCAGCCCACGCTCGGCGACCTCGACCGCCTCATCGCGAACGTCCGCGAGACCGGCCTGGACGTCGAGAAGGTCGTCACCGGCGCGGTCCGCGAACTCCCGCAGGGCGTCGAGCTCTCCGCGTACCGCATCGTCCAGGAGGCGCTGAGCAACACCCTGCGCCACGCCCCCGGCGCCACGGCCCGCGTCGAGGTCGGATATGTGCTCGGCGGACTCGGACTTCGTGTCGTCAACGGGCCCGCAAAAGGCCTGGTCAAGCCATCCCCCGGAGCCGGGCACGGCATCACCGGCATGCGCGAGCGCGTCACGATGCTGGACGGCGAGATGACGACCGAGGAGACCGCCGACGGCGGCTACGAAGTCACCGTGTTCCTGCCCGTCGCGTCCGCATCGGAGCCCACCGGAGGCCAGGAATGA
- a CDS encoding response regulator, which translates to MTIRVLIADDQMMVREGFSVLLNAMPDIEVVGEAVNGREAVDRVRELAPDVVLMDIRMPVMNGIEATREIVAADVTSKVLVLTTFDLDEYVYQALRAGASGFLLKDASARQLADGVKVVAAGEALLAPSVTRRLITEFSKLGETPRLSATVQAQQYGELTERETEVLVLIAQGLSNGEIASRLVVAESTIKTHVSRILVKLGLRDRTQAAVFAYEARLVTPG; encoded by the coding sequence ATGACGATCCGCGTACTGATCGCCGACGACCAGATGATGGTCCGCGAAGGCTTCTCCGTCCTGCTCAACGCGATGCCGGACATCGAAGTCGTCGGAGAGGCGGTCAACGGCCGCGAGGCGGTCGACCGCGTCCGCGAACTCGCCCCGGACGTCGTCCTGATGGACATCCGCATGCCCGTCATGAACGGCATCGAGGCGACCCGAGAGATCGTCGCGGCGGACGTCACGTCGAAGGTCCTTGTCCTGACCACCTTCGACCTCGACGAGTACGTCTACCAGGCGCTGCGCGCGGGCGCCTCCGGCTTCCTCCTGAAGGACGCGTCCGCGCGCCAGCTCGCCGACGGCGTCAAGGTGGTCGCGGCGGGCGAGGCCCTGCTCGCGCCCTCCGTGACGCGCCGCCTCATCACGGAGTTCTCCAAGCTGGGCGAGACGCCGCGCCTCTCGGCGACGGTCCAGGCACAGCAGTACGGCGAGCTCACCGAGCGCGAGACGGAGGTCCTCGTCCTCATCGCCCAGGGCCTGTCCAACGGCGAGATCGCCTCGCGCCTCGTCGTCGCCGAGTCCACGATCAAGACCCACGTGAGCCGCATCCTGGTGAAACTGGGCCTGCGGGACCGCACGCAGGCGGCGGTCTTCGCGTACGAGGCACGGCTGGTCACCCCGGGCTGA
- a CDS encoding cytochrome P450: MDVPAPPFAPWSPEFIADPYPAYAQLRAAGRVHYFEPTDQWLIPHHADVSALLRDRRLGRTYLHRFTHEEFGRQAPPPEHEPFHVLNDNGMLDLEAPTHTRIRRLVSKAFTPRTVEQLRPYVEELADRLVRDLVADGGGDLAARVAEPLPVAVIAQMLGIPEADRDQLRPWSADICGMYELNPSEETAGRAVRASLEFSAYLRELIAVRREKPGDDLISGLIAAHEDGESLSEQEMISTCVLLLNAGHEATVNATVNGWYALFRNPAQLAALRADPGGLIPTAVEELMRYDTPLQLFERWVLDDIEVDGTVIPRGSEVALLFGSANHDPAVFTAPAELDLARAENPHISFSAGIHYCIGAPLARIELAASLGALLRRAPGLSLASEPERRPNFVIRGLRELLVRVP; this comes from the coding sequence ATGGACGTCCCCGCCCCGCCCTTCGCCCCTTGGTCGCCGGAGTTCATCGCCGACCCCTACCCGGCCTACGCACAGCTGCGGGCCGCCGGGCGGGTCCACTACTTCGAACCGACCGACCAGTGGCTGATCCCGCACCACGCCGACGTGTCGGCGCTGCTGCGGGACCGGCGGCTCGGGCGGACCTATCTGCACCGCTTCACGCACGAGGAGTTCGGGCGCCAGGCCCCGCCGCCCGAGCACGAGCCGTTCCACGTCCTGAACGACAACGGCATGCTCGACCTGGAGGCGCCGACCCACACCCGGATCCGGCGCCTGGTGTCGAAGGCGTTCACGCCGCGCACTGTGGAGCAACTCCGGCCGTACGTCGAGGAGTTGGCCGATCGGCTCGTACGGGATCTGGTGGCCGACGGGGGCGGGGATCTCGCGGCGCGCGTCGCCGAGCCGCTGCCGGTGGCCGTCATCGCGCAGATGCTGGGCATCCCGGAGGCCGACCGGGACCAGCTGCGGCCCTGGTCGGCCGACATCTGCGGGATGTACGAGCTGAATCCGTCAGAGGAGACGGCGGGGCGGGCCGTCCGCGCCTCGCTCGAATTCTCGGCGTACCTGCGCGAACTCATCGCCGTACGACGCGAGAAGCCCGGCGACGACCTGATCTCGGGGCTCATCGCCGCCCACGAGGACGGGGAGTCCCTGAGCGAGCAGGAGATGATCTCCACCTGCGTGCTGCTCCTCAACGCGGGGCACGAGGCGACGGTCAACGCCACCGTCAACGGCTGGTACGCGCTCTTCCGCAACCCGGCGCAACTCGCCGCCCTACGCGCGGATCCCGGGGGTCTGATCCCCACCGCGGTGGAGGAGTTGATGCGGTACGACACCCCGCTCCAGCTCTTCGAGCGGTGGGTCCTGGACGACATCGAGGTCGACGGCACCGTGATCCCGCGCGGCAGCGAGGTCGCCCTCCTCTTCGGCTCGGCCAACCACGACCCGGCGGTCTTCACCGCCCCGGCCGAACTGGACCTGGCCCGCGCCGAGAACCCGCACATCTCCTTCAGCGCGGGCATCCACTACTGCATCGGCGCACCCCTGGCCCGCATCGAACTGGCCGCGTCGCTCGGGGCATTGCTGCGCCGGGCGCCGGGCCTGTCTCTCGCCTCCGAGCCGGAGCGCAGGCCGAACTTCGTGATCCGGGGGCTGCGGGAGCTCCTCGTGCGGGTCCCCTGA
- a CDS encoding alpha/beta hydrolase family protein, with translation MPDDAAAVARDAAEADSAFSHPAVTPDATAAYGEHPDQVIDFYEPRTVTETPAPLVVALHGGAWRAPYDRQHLTPFADFLARRGFAVANVEYRRGSSIPAQGGGPAAGRWPETFDDVAAAFDALPALVAELLPSADVRRTVVTGHSAGGHLALWAASRHVLPTGSPWRIDRPAAFRGVVALAPIADFRMAQELGVCSDAALQLLGEKGKFEERLAHADPAALLPTGIATTVVQGRTDIVVPQAVAEAYADAAAKAGEVVGVTLLEDVGHFPLIDPAADACAVVAEEIAQLAY, from the coding sequence ATGCCGGACGACGCCGCCGCCGTGGCCCGCGATGCCGCAGAGGCCGACTCCGCCTTCTCGCACCCCGCGGTGACGCCCGACGCCACCGCCGCGTACGGCGAACACCCCGACCAGGTGATCGACTTCTACGAACCCCGGACCGTCACGGAGACCCCCGCCCCCCTCGTCGTCGCCTTGCACGGCGGTGCCTGGCGGGCCCCGTACGACCGGCAGCACCTCACGCCCTTCGCGGACTTCCTGGCCAGACGGGGCTTCGCCGTGGCCAACGTCGAGTACCGGCGCGGCAGTTCGATTCCCGCCCAGGGGGGCGGCCCCGCCGCCGGCCGCTGGCCCGAGACCTTCGACGACGTCGCGGCCGCCTTCGACGCGCTGCCCGCGCTCGTCGCCGAACTCCTGCCGTCGGCCGACGTCCGCCGCACCGTCGTCACGGGCCACTCCGCGGGCGGCCACCTCGCGCTCTGGGCCGCGTCCCGGCACGTGCTGCCCACCGGCTCGCCCTGGCGCATCGACCGGCCCGCCGCGTTCCGCGGTGTCGTCGCCCTCGCGCCCATCGCCGACTTCCGCATGGCGCAGGAGCTGGGCGTCTGCTCGGACGCGGCTCTCCAACTCCTCGGCGAGAAGGGGAAGTTCGAGGAGCGTCTCGCGCACGCCGACCCGGCGGCCCTGCTGCCGACCGGCATCGCCACGACCGTCGTCCAGGGCCGTACGGACATCGTCGTGCCGCAGGCGGTCGCCGAGGCGTACGCCGACGCGGCGGCGAAGGCGGGCGAGGTCGTCGGGGTCACGCTTCTCGAAGACGTCGGGCACTTCCCGCTGATCGACCCGGCGGCCGACGCCTGCGCGGTGGTGGCGGAGGAGATCGCGCAGCTGGCGTACTGA
- the kynU gene encoding kynureninase — translation MSEVSYDALRAQAAKRDSEDELSAKRAEFELDDTVYLDGNSLGALPTVVQERVADVISRQWGQLRIRSWEESGWWTAPERIGDRIAPLVGAAPGQIVVGDSTSVNVFKALVAAVRMARDSGEGRDEIVVDATTFPTDGYIAQSAARMTGCTLVPVAPGEVHGVLGPRTAVVLLNHADYRTGRLHDLPALTAAVHDAGALVVWDLCHTAGALPVGLDEHGVDLAVGCTYKYLNGGPGSPAYLYVRADLQARFDSPLPGWNSHAEPFGMRPEFEAADGAVRGRVGTPDILSMLALDAALDVWDGVSIEAVRAKSLALTDFFVECVAAYVPEGRVEVITPAAHEQRGSQVALRCEDAGDVMRRLVEHGVVGDFRAPDVLRFGFTPLYVGFADVERAAGVLARTLGETGTGTGIAG, via the coding sequence ATGTCTGAGGTTTCGTACGACGCCCTCCGAGCGCAGGCGGCGAAGAGGGACAGTGAGGACGAACTCAGCGCGAAGCGCGCGGAGTTCGAACTGGACGACACCGTCTACCTGGACGGAAACTCGCTGGGCGCCCTGCCCACGGTCGTCCAGGAGCGCGTGGCGGACGTCATCTCACGCCAGTGGGGCCAGCTCCGCATCCGCTCCTGGGAGGAAAGCGGCTGGTGGACCGCCCCCGAGCGCATCGGCGACCGCATAGCCCCCCTCGTGGGCGCCGCCCCCGGCCAGATCGTCGTCGGCGACTCGACGAGCGTGAACGTCTTCAAGGCCCTGGTCGCGGCGGTACGCATGGCCCGTGACTCGGGCGAGGGGCGCGACGAGATCGTGGTTGACGCGACGACGTTCCCCACGGACGGGTACATCGCGCAGTCGGCGGCGCGCATGACGGGATGCACGCTGGTGCCGGTCGCGCCGGGCGAGGTGCACGGTGTCCTCGGCCCGCGTACGGCGGTGGTGCTCCTCAACCACGCCGACTACCGCACCGGGCGGCTGCACGATCTGCCCGCCCTGACCGCGGCCGTGCACGACGCGGGTGCGCTCGTGGTCTGGGACCTGTGCCACACCGCGGGCGCGCTGCCCGTCGGGCTCGACGAGCACGGCGTCGACCTCGCGGTCGGGTGCACCTACAAGTACCTGAACGGGGGGCCGGGTTCACCTGCCTACCTCTACGTACGGGCGGATCTGCAGGCCCGCTTCGACTCCCCGCTGCCCGGCTGGAACTCGCACGCGGAGCCCTTCGGCATGCGGCCGGAGTTCGAGGCGGCCGACGGCGCCGTGCGGGGCCGGGTCGGTACGCCCGACATCCTGTCGATGCTGGCGCTCGACGCGGCGCTCGACGTCTGGGACGGGGTGTCCATCGAGGCCGTACGCGCCAAGTCCCTCGCCCTGACGGACTTCTTCGTCGAGTGCGTGGCGGCCTACGTCCCCGAGGGCCGCGTCGAGGTGATCACCCCGGCCGCCCACGAGCAGCGCGGCAGCCAGGTCGCGCTGCGCTGCGAGGACGCGGGTGACGTCATGCGGCGCCTGGTCGAGCACGGCGTGGTCGGTGACTTCCGTGCGCCGGACGTGCTGCGGTTCGGCTTCACGCCGTTGTACGTCGGCTTCGCCGATGTGGAGCGGGCGGCGGGAGTGCTCGCGCGGACGCTGGGCGAGACCGGGACCGGAACCGGGATCGCCGGCTGA